The following coding sequences lie in one Colletes latitarsis isolate SP2378_abdomen unplaced genomic scaffold, iyColLati1 scaffold0013, whole genome shotgun sequence genomic window:
- the LOC143350686 gene encoding uncharacterized protein LOC143350686, whose protein sequence is MKIKERAALYALESTVQAGAGPQEGQNANGPHRDAERERVLEDTLRSWQQHWRDKITFGWIPSIREWVGRGHGALTYHLTQALTGHGCFNEFRHRIGKVACGACWYGCGEIDTAEHTLCACKKWDNKRRELAVTLRVGRVTVREMGRKMLEGIEEWEAIAKYVTDIIREKEELGKEILCYFQFWSFPVT, encoded by the exons ATGAAGATTAAGGAAAGGGCGGCCCTGTATGCCCTGGAAAGTACGGTGCAGGCAGGGGCCGGGCCACAGGAGGGGCAGAACGCAAATGGGCCACACCGGGACGCGGAAAGAGAGAGGGTTCTTGAGGACACACTACGCTCCTGGCAGCAGCACTGGCGTGATAAAATCACGTTTGGTTGGATCCCCAGCATACGGGAATGGGTCGGAAGGGGGCACGGTGCCCTCACGTACCACCTCACCCAGGCACTTACCGGTCACGGGTGCTTTAACGAGTTTAGGCATCGGATCGGTAAGGTGGCCTGTGGTGCGTGTTGGTACGGCTGTGGGGAGATAGACACGGCAGAGCACACGCTCTGTGCCTGTAAGAAATGGGACAATAAGAGAAGGGAGTTGGCGGTGACCCTCAGGGTGGGGAGGGTCACGGTCAGAGAAATGGGGAGGAAGATGCTAGAGGGCATCGAAGAGTGGGAGGCTATCGCAAAATACGTTACGGACATAATACGCGAGAAGGAGGA ACTGGGCAAGGAGATCCTCTGCTACTTTCAGTTTTGGTCATTCCCAGTCACCTAA